CCTCGACGGAGCCGGCGACGTCGCCCTTGAGCACCAGGTTCAGTTCCTGGACCTCGCCCTTGTTGATCTGGCCGTAGAGATCGTCCAGGGTCATGCGGCGCTGGTAGCGGATCTCCTGCTCACGGCGCAGCTGCTGCCGTTTGACGGAGATCTCGCGCGCCTTCACCTCCGACTCGGCCTCGTTGAAGATGTCGCCCGCCTCGGGCACGTCGCTGGCGCCGAGGATCTCCACCGGCATCGCCGGCCCGGCCTCCTCGATGCGCTCGCCCCACTCGTTGATCATCGCCCGCACGCTGCCGTAGTGCAGGCCCACCGAGAAGGGCGTGCCCACCCGCAGCGTGCCCTGCTGCACGAGCACCGTGAAGAGGACGCCCCGCCCCGGGTCCTTGCGCGCCTCCACCACCGTGCCCTTGATCGGCAGGCGGGGGGCGCCGCGCAGCTCGAGCAGGTCCGCCTGCAGCAGCACGATCTCCAGCAGCTTGTCGACGCCCTGGCCGAACTTGGCCGAGATCGGCACCGCCACCGTCTGGCCGCCAAACTCCTCGACGGTGACGCCGTGCTTGAGCAGCTCCTGCTTGACGCGATCGGGGTTGGCCGCCGGCAGGTCGATCTTGTTGATCGCGACGACGACCGGCACCCTGCCCGCCTTGGCGTGGTCGATCGCCTCCACCGTCTGCGGCATGACGCCGTCGTCGGCGGCGACGACGAGGATGACGAGGTCGGTGACCAGGGTGCCGCGCGCGCGCATCGCCGTGAAGGCGGCGTGGCCCGGCGTGTCGAGGAAGGTGATCCGGCCCTGCGGCAGCTGCACCGAGTAGGCGCCGATGTGCTGCGTGATGGCGCCCGCCTCGCCCTCGGCGACCTTCGCCTTGCGGATGTAGTCGAGCAGCTTCGTCTTGCCGTGGTCGACGTGGCCCATCACGGTGACCACCGGCGCTCGCGGCTCCAGGTCCTCGGGCGCGATCGGCGTCGCCTCGGGCTCGCCGATCTCGCTGAACTCGCTGATGAACTCGACCTCGAACTCGTACTCGTTGGCGATCAGCTCGATGTCCTCGCGCTCCAGGCGCTGGTTGATCGTCACCATCAGGCCGTTGCGCAGACAGGTGGCGATCACCTCGTTCTGCGGGACCTGCATGGCGTTGGCCAGCTCCGAGAGCGTCGACAGCGGCAGAATGCGCAGGCGATCGGCGGCCACGGCAGTGCGCTCCTCTCCGGTCAGCGCCGGCGCGCCGCCCGTGCCGCGGCGGCGCAGCTTGCGCCCGGCCCGGCCTTCCATGCTCGCCATCGCCTGGCGCACGCTCTTGCGGATCTCGACGTCGTCGCGCTCGCCCTTCTTCTTCGGGCGCTTGCGGCCGCGGCCGGGACCGGCGTCCGGCGCCGGCGCGGGCGGTGGACCTCCGAGCGGGCGGCCGCCGGGCCGCGGGCCCCCGCCGAGGCGGGGCGGCGCGCCGGGTCGCCGCGGCCCGGGGGCGCTGAATTCGCCGCTCGGGCGGGCGCCGCGATTGCGCAGCAGTTCGTCCCGGTCCGGCGCGCCGGGCTCCATGCCCGGCGCATAGCGGATGACGCGCGGCTTCTCCTCCGGCTCGGGAGCGGGCTCGGGCGCCGGCTGGGCGGCCTTCGCCTCGGCCGCGCGGGCGGCCGCCGCCTCCTGCTCGGCGCGCTTGACGACCTGCACACCCTTGCGCTCACCCGCCGGCCGGGGAGCCGGGGCGGGCGCCGGCGGCGGCGCGGGGGCCTCGGCCGGCGCCGGCTTGGCGGCGGCCGGGGCTGGGGCCTTGGCGGCGGGGGTCGGCGCCTCCGGCTGTGGGGCGGGCACCGGCTTGACGGCCTTCTTGGCGACGCGCTTGACAGCGGGTTTGGCGGCCGGGGCGACGGCCTCGGCCTCCCCGCCGGCAGGCGGCGCGCTCGCCGCCTTCTTGACGGCCTTCTTGACGGCTTTCTTCGCGGCCGGCTTCGCGGCCGGGGCTTCGGCGGCGGGCGCGGGGGCGGGCGCGAAGCGGCGGTCGATGGCCTCCTGCATCTCGGGGCTCACGGGCGACATGTGGCTCTTGACGTCGAAGCCCTGCTCGCGCAGGTAGTGGACGACGTCGACGCCCTTCACCCCGAGGGTCTGGGCCACCTGGTAGACACGCTTCGCCACCTTGACCTCCGTTCACTGCTTCCGGGCCCGGCGGGCCCTAGGCGCCCGCCCTGCCAGCGGGCGCTGCGGCTTCCCCGTGCGCGGCGATTCGCGCCAGCATGCCGGCCGCCAGGCCGGGGTCCGTCACGCCGAGGATGGCCAGTTCGCTGCGACCTGCCCAGGCTCCCAGCGCGCGCCGGTCGGCCAGCTCGACGAGGGGCGTCGTCCCCCGCGGCAGGCGGCGCAGGGAAGCGCCGGCGTCGCGCGCGAGGAGCAGCAGCGCGCAGCGCCCCGCGGCGAGGGCCTGCTTGACCGCGCGGTAACCCAGCGCCAGGGCCCCGGCGCGCCGGGCCTGGTGCAGGTAGGGAGCGAGGGCCCCCAGGAGCGCGGTCTCGCCCGCCATCTCAGCTGGCCTCCTCGGCGTCTTCGCCGGCCGCGGTCGCCGCCTCGGCGGGCGGGTCGGCGAAGGGATTGGTCGGCGGGCCGGCGGCCGCGCGGGCGGCCTGACCGCCGGGCGCTTCCGCGTCCAGCACCCCGTCCTCGGCCAGCTTCGACTCGTCGAAGAGCGGCTCGACCTGCCGGCGCTCGGCCTCCAGCTCGCGCCGGCGGCGATCGATGTACTCGGCCCGCGCCTCGGCCAGGGCGGCGAGCGCGGCCTGCACCCGGCCCTGCAGCTTCTCGGCGGTCTTGGCGCCGAGGCCCTCGATGCGCTCGAGGTCGGCCAGGCTCGCCCGGCCCAGCTCCTGCACGGTATGGAAGCCGGCGGCCGCCAGGGCCTCGGCCAGGCGCGGCGTGACGCCCTCGAGCTCGGCCGCCTCCATGCGCACCTGGGCGTCGGCCTCCTCGCGCAGCTTGAGCAGCTCGGTCGTGACGAGGTCGATCTTCCAGCCGGTCAGCTTCGCGGCCAGGCGGACGTTCTGGCCCTCCTTGCCGATGGCGAGGGAGAGCTGGTCCTCGGCGACGATCACCTCCAGGGCGCGCTCTTCCCAGTCCGCGACGCGCAGCATGGAGACCATCGCCGGCGCCAGCGCCCGCGAGACGAAGGTGTGGATGTCGCTGTCCCAGGGCACGATGTCGATGCGCTCGCCGCTGAGGGCCTTGACGATCGTCATCACGCGGGCGCCCTTCATGCCGACGCAGGCGCCGACGGCGTCGATGCGGTCGTCCTTGGAGTAGACGGCCACCTTCGAGCGCCAGCCCGGCTCGCGGGCGATCGCCCTGATCTCGACCAGACCTTCATACACTTCGGGGATTTCCTGTTCGAAGAGGCGCAGGAGCAGGTCCGGGTGCGTGCGGCTGAGGATCACCTGCGGCCCGCGCGACTCGCGCTGGACCTCGAGCACGAGGCCCTGCACGGTGTCGTTCTGGCGCCAGTGCTCGCGGCGGATCTGCTCGCGGTAGGGCAGGAGCGCCTCGGCGCGGCCGAGGTTGACCAGCACGTTGCCGCGGTCCACCTGCTGCACGGTACCGGTGACGATCTCGCCCACGCGCTTGCTGTACTCGTTGAAGATGCGCTCGCGCTCCGCCTCGCGGACGCCCTGCACGAGCACCTGCTTGGCGGTCAGGATGGCGTTGCGGCCGAATTCCTTGACGTCGAGGGGGATGCGGATGATGTCCCCCACCTCGGGGTCGTCGATGTACTCGCGCGCCTCCTCGACCGTGAGCTCCTGGTCCTCGTTCTCGAGATCGTCTTCGCTCACCACCTGCATCACGAGGTGGATGTCGATCGCCCCCTGCGGGTCGATGTTCACGTCCACGTTGGCCTCGGACCCGTGCTTGCGGCGCACGGCCGAGCGCAGGCCCATGGCGAGGGTCTCGATGAGCACCTCGCGGTCGACCTTGCGCTCCCGCGCGATCTGCTGCAGGGCCTCGAAGAAGCCTTCAGTCATCATCCTGTTCTTCCTCCATCGGCGTCGCCGCCGGCTCCCGCCGCGCTCCCAGGTCCGGCAACACGCGCGCCTTGCCGATCGCCGTCCAGTCCAGCCGGCGCGGGGACGCTCCCGCCAGGCCGATGCCCTCGGCGTCCACGGCGCTCAGCACGCCCTCGAGCACCGGGTTCTCGCCGGCGGCCAGGCCCGCCTCGGCCCGGGTGACCCGGATGCGCTCGCCCAGTGCCAGCTCGTAGTGGCGGGGCGTCAGCAGCGGCCGGTCGAGGCCCGGCGAGGACACCTCGAGGACGTAGCTGCCGGTCACGGCGTCCGCCGCCTCGAGGGCCGCCCCCAGGCGGCGGCTCACCCGCGCGCAATCGTCCAGGCCGACCCCGCTCGGCGCGTAGAGAACCACCTGGAGCACGCGGCGCCGGCCGGCGGGCCGGAGGTGCCAACTGTAGAGTTCGAAGCCTTCCCGGCTGCTCTCCGCCGCCAGGAGCCCCTCCAGGTCCTCGCTCATGCCGCTTGCCTTCCCGGGGAGACCGCAAAGAAAAAAGTGGGCAGAACCACCCACTTGCCCGGATACCATAGTACGGAAGGCAGGCGGCTGCAAGGCCTGTTTGGCCCCCGCAGGGCCGCCGGCCGCCTAGAAGATGAAGGTCGTGCGCAGGTCCAGGCGCAGGCGCGTCGTGACGTTGTCCCGGATGTCGTCGCTCGTGCGGCTGAAGGTGAGGCCGAGCGAGCCGCGCAGCTTCTCCGTGAACTGGTAGCTCGCCCCCGGGCTGATGCTGAAGGAGCGGGAGCCGCCCAGCGGCGTCTCGAAGCCGCCCGAGTCGATGCGCACGTTGCGCTGGCGCGTGTAGCCGAGCTTGGCGTTGAGGTCCATGCGGCTGGAGAAGCGGATCCCCCGCAGGCCGGGGATGCCCAGGCCGTTCGGCGCCGAGAGATTGTAGTTCCAGGTGGCGTCCAGCTTGAAGCTGCTGTTCTTCGTGCGGCTGGTGTTCTGGATCGCCGAGGCGGCGGTGTAGCTGCCGGTCAGCGTGGTCTGCATCTTGTTCGACCAGGTCGCGCTCCAGCGCGGCGTCCAGCTGCTGTTCTCGTCGCGATCCTCGCTGCCCTGCACGCGGTTCTCGGTCACGCGCACCTGCTTGGCGTAGCCCAGGCCCAGCGAGCTGGTCTCCAGCAGCTTGCCCCAGAGCGGCCAGCGCTCGACGCCGCCGAGATCGACGTTGACGCTCGGCCACTTGCGGTTCGTGTCCTCGCTGCGCGTGTTGTTCAGGCGGCGATTGGCCTGGGTGATCTCGAAGTTGGTCGACACCTGGAGGCGCTCGGCGATCGTGACGCCGGTGGCGAGGCGCAGGTCGCGGGCCTCGTCGTAGAGGTCCGGCCTCTTGTGCGCGACGGTCTGCCCGCCGACGGTGCCCGGCAGGTCCGGATCCTCGCCCAAGCCGAGCCGATAGAGCAGCAGCGGTGCGCCGCGCACGTTGTCGAAGCGCGTGTTGACGCGGCGGCTGAGATCCACCTTCAGCGGCTTCAGGCCCGCGAGCACGTCCAGGGTCCGGTAGACGATGAACATCGGGTCGACGCCGGCGGCGGCGCTGTCGGCCGGGGCGGTCGCCACGGGAACGCCGACCTCCAGGCGGTCCTCGATGAAGCGCCTAGCGCTGCGCCGGCGCATGCGCGGGTCCGGGCCGCGCAGGGGATCGACCGGCACCAGCAGCCGCTGCGGGCGGTGCCGCGGCTCGCCCGGCGCCTCGAAGCCCGGCGCCCCCGATACGCCCGGCTCGCCCGCCCGCCCCGACGCGGCGCCGCCCCGCTGCTCGCGCAGCTGGCGGAGGCCCCGGCCGCCGAGCGCCTCCAGCCAGCGGCCGACCTGGAAGTTGTAGCTGGTCGAGAGGGTGTTGCTGTTGCTGAGATTGCGCGTGCCGGGCGGCAGCGCGGCCGAAGCGAGGTTGGTGGCCCGCGCCGTCTGGTTGTAGTTGCTCGTGAAGCTGAAGGCCGGCTTGAAGCGGGCGAAGAAGGGCAGCGTGTAGTCCAGGCGCAGGCTCTGGCCCTGGCTGTTCTGGAAGCCGATGTTCAGCCGCCGGCCGAACAGGGCGAGCGCTTCGGCGTCCTCGTGCTCGAGGTCGCGCGATTCGCTGAGGCTGAAGTCCGTCTTGAAGGAATCGAAGAGCGGCCAGTTCAGGCCGGCGCTGTTCGTGAGCTGGCCCGTGCGCGCGCTCGGGTTGGGCGTGAAGCGCGTGCCGCTCGCCTTCCAGGTTTCCGTCCAGGAGCGGCTGACGTCCGACTTCAGGCGCAGGCTGCCCGGCAGCCAGCGCAGGCGGCCGCCTCCGTAGAGCCCCAGCCGGCGGTCCCTGAACTGCGTGTCGTAGCTCGCATTGTAGGCGAGTTGCTCGGAGAGCTCCAGGCGCAGCGGCGCCTGGCTCTTGCGCTGGGTCACCGAGCCGGAGAGCTTGAGCTTGTCGAGGAATGCGCGGCCCAGCCAGTGCGTCGAGGGGCTGCGGCTGAGGCTGGCGGAGAGGCGCTGGTTGACGCCCGTGCTCTTCTGCTCCTCCTGGCGCGCCCCGCCGAGCTCGACGTCGCTGCTCAGCTCGTACTTGGGCAGGCTGAGCGACTGCCCGTAGCTGGCGTTGATCGGCAGCTTGTAGCCGCCCAAGAGGACGAAGTGCTCGAGGGCGCTGGCGGCGCTGACCGACCAGGTCCGCGTGCGCGCGCCCTGCCCGCTCGTCGCGCGCAGGGCGCGGAATTCGGCATCCTGCTCCTGGTAGGTGACGCCGAGGTTGAGCACGCCGCCGGCCATGTTCAGGTTGCCGCTCAGCTTGGCGGCGTAGCCGGTGGCGCGCTTGACGTCCTTCACGCGCAGATCGTTCACCCAGGTCTCGCCGCTGAGGATCGCGTCCGCCGGGCCGTTGACGACGCCGAAGTAGAAGGCGCGGATGCGGCTGAGGTCCGGCTGGCGCACCCGCGTCAGCGTGTAGCTGCGCTCGGGGGCGTTCAGGTCCGCCACGCTCGTGCTCACCGTGTCGGCATCGCTGTCCAGCTTGAGGTCCGTCCAGGCCTGGAGCGGGAAGTTGACTTCCACCCAGCCCACGCCCGGCGGCCGGTAGCGCCACTCGTAGTAGGTGACGCTGTCCTGCGCGGCGCGCAGGAAGATGTCGTGGCCGGCCGTCGCGGCGTCGGGGTGGATGTAGAAGCTCAGCGTGCGGTAGCCGGTCAGGTTGAGCGCCTGGTAGTCCTTGCGCGCCAGGGCCTGGTGGCCGGGCAGGAGCCCCTCGTAGACGACGTTCAGCGCCTGCTCGCGCTCGGGCAGGCCGGTGTCCGGATCGATCTGCTCGCCGAAGGGCCAGGTGAAATTGGCGTTGTCCTTGGTGTTGATGACCTCCACGCGCAGGTCCTCGCCGGCCCCGAGCTGTTCGGGGGCGAGCGTGATCCCGCTGGCGGCGTCCTGGATGCCGTGCGTCTTCCAGCGGTTGCCCACCAGCTTGATGCTGGCGATCTCGAGCCGGTTGCTCGGGGCGCCGCCGCCGGGCGCGGGCCCGGCGAAGCCCTCCAGCCAGAAGCGGAAGTGCTTGATGCGCGTCCAGTCGGGTGCATCGAAGCCGTCGCTGACGACGCGGGCCTCGGCGAGGTTGAGGCGGTAGAGGCGCCAGGCCTTGCTGTTCGCGGGTGGGGCGCCCGTCTCGTCCTCGTAGACCGTCACCATGTCAGTGAAGGGCTGGTCGGCGAGGTCGACGGCGAGCGTGAAGTAGCTGTTGGTCTCGTCGAGGTCGCCGTCGTCGTTGAGGTCCTCGGTATCCAGGCGCTGGTTGCCCTCGCTGCCGTTCACCTTGAAGTAGGAGTTGGCGTAGGCGTCGGCCAGCTCGGCCGGCTCGTAGTCGTCGCCGGCCGGATCCGCGGGGCTGCGATAGGGCGAGGGCGCCAGGGGATCGACGCTCTCGGCCGCGTTCGCACGTCCGTCCAGGCCGATGTCCTCCTGGTTGACGTCGAAGACGCCGATGCCTTCGCGGTCCTCCGTGTCGAACTCGCCGAGCTGGGGGTTCCAGAAGTCCTCGTTGATCGCGCCGAGATCGAAGTGGAGACGGCCGCGGCGCTCGCTCGCCTCCTGCTGGAAGTCGTTGACCCAGATCTCGAGGTACTCGGCCTCGCTGAGGTCGAGGCCCTGACCGGCGAAGCCGCGCATGAGCCCGGACCAGAGGCTGTCGCCGCGGGCCGCGTTGCGCGCGTTCGTCTCGGCGAGGGCGGGATAGGCGGCCAGCTGCGCCGCGCTCAGGTCCACCGGCACGGCGAGCTGGAGGACCTCCACTACCTCCTGCGCCTCCTGCTCGGTCAGGTTCAGGTTGAAGTCCTCGCGGCGCGTGCTGCTCTGGGGATGGAACCAGTAGGCCCCCTCCGCCCGGCCGGAAGCGCCGGCCGGAATGTCGGCGCCGCCGAGCACGCTGATCACGTCCAGCGGCTCGCTGGCCGGCAGCCACTGGGTGCGGTGGATGCCCAGCTCGTCGGCGTCCTCGGCGCCTTCCATGTCGTCGACGAAGGCCGCGTCGTCGACGTTCGGGTTGGGGAAGCTGACGGCCAGCTCGCTCGAGAGGCTCGCCGTGCTGAGGGCGTCCGTGTCCACGCGGGGCAGCCAGTTGGCGACGCTGGTGAGGAAGCGCGGATTGGCCGTGAAGTTGCCGAGCAGGTTGCCGACGACGTTGCGCGTCGACTCCTCGCCCAGGCGCGGCCGTCGCGTCCCGCTCTGCTTGGACTCGTAGAGCCAGGAGCTGGCGAGACTGCTCCTGGTGCCCAGGTGATAGGTGCCGTGCAGACCGAGCAGGTTGCTGCGGCCGCCGCCGATCAGGGGTCGGTACTGGTAGGTCACCTGCAGATTGCTGCTCGGCGTCAGCCGGCTCGCCGCCTCGCCGAGCAGCTCGACCTCGCCGGAGAGGTAGTCGATGCTGTAGTCCGTGCCGCGCGTGAGGGTCGTGCCGTCGAGGGTGACTACCTCGCTGCCCTCGAGGATGTTGAAGGCGTTCAGGTTGAAGCGGCTGGCGACCGTCGCGCTCTCGTAGCGGATCAGGTACTTGCCGTAGAGCGCGGGGTTCTTGAGCACGGTCTCGCGCGCCGTCGTGTAGATGACCGGGTTGCGATCGTCGGTGATCAGGGCCTCGCAGTCGCTGGTGGCCGGGTTGGTCGTCCAGGCGCAGACCAGCTCCGCGGGCGGGTCGAAGGGCCGGTAGTAGGGAAAGATCAGCAGGCCCTCGTCGACGTCCACCCGCGGCCAGTCGACGCGGCCATCCGGGTCGTAGCCGGTCAGCAGCTGGCCGCGGTACTGGTCCAGGCCGAAGAAGCGCAGGTAGGGCGTGTTGCTGCCGGCCGGGTAGGCGGGGTCCTCGGCCGTGCTGATGCGCTCGATGCTGACGACGAGGCTGGCGAAGTCGATGTCCCGCCCACCCAGCGAGTAGATGTTGCGCAGCATGTAATCCCAGGTCGGACTCTCCGGCCGGTAGGGATCGGGCTTGATCAGTTCGAGCGCCAGGGTGTCCGCGTTCGAGTCCCAGTAGGTCAGCTTGCCCAGGGTGTTGTCGCCGATCGCGTGCGGCGCGTCCCCGTTCGCCGAGTCCCGCGCCGTGTAGCTGACGGCGAGGATCTCCGTCTCCCCGATCGGGTAGTTGAGCTGCAAGACGTAGAAGTTCTGCGCGGCGTCCAGGCGCCAGGTGAAGTCCGCGTCGGCGAGCAGCTTGAAGGCCTGCACGGCGGGCGCCTGGCTGGCCAGGTCGTCGGCGAGGCCGTTGCCGAGCGTGTCGGCGTAGGCGCGGCCCTTGTAGTAGCGCCCGGCGTCGGGCGCGTTGGCGTTGGGCGCGATGCCCGTGCTGACGAAGACCTGCAGGGTGCCCTCGTCGACCAGCCAGCGGTAGAAGCTCCCCGGCGTCGCCGGGTCGTCGAGGAAGAAGAAACGGTTGGCGATGAAGTCCGTGTCGCGCTTGAAGTCGGTCTGCACTTCCTGGCCGGTGTTGTTGAAGTTGCGGCTGGAGACCTCGCCCTCCTGCTTGGAGGCGATCGCCGTGAAGTCGAGGGCGCCCAGATGGCCCTGCATCTTGACGCCGAAGAGACCCTTGTTCTGGGTCGAATAGCTGACGAGGCCGGAGCTGGGCAGGCTGAGCTGGGTGTCGCCCATCTCCACCAGCTCGACGATCTCGTCGTCGTCGCCCTCGTAGCGGATGCGGATGCGGTTCGCCTCGTCGCCCACCGCGAGGCTGTTGTTCTCCACCTCGACGTGCACCTTCTCGCCGACGGTGCCGTTGAGCTTGACCTGCAGCTCCTGCTTCATCTCCAGGCGCGGGAAGAGCGGCTGGCCGCGACCCGACTCGTCGGTGATGAAGTTGCTGTTGCGCGTCGTCTCGCCGCTGAAGCTGATCGTCTCGCGGCCGGTGACCGTGATGTTGCTCTTCTCGCCGCGGCCGACCACCCGCTCGATGCTCTTGGGCAGGGCGAGCGGGATGTTGATGTCGATCAGCGAGCCGCGCGCCTCCTCCTGCGTCAGCTCGCGGGCGGTAGCCGCCGCCTTCTCGCGCACCAGCGCAACGCGCCGGCGCGCGATCTCGCGCGCGAAGTAGTCGTCCCAGGCGATGACGTCCCGCGTGACGACGCCCGGCCACTCGGCCTGCAGGCCGTTGGCGTAGCGGTCCGTGCCCGCCGTCGGCGGGCGCAGCTGCGCGAGCAGGGCCGGCCGGCGCAGCCAGAGCACGAGACCGCTCTCGGGCAGGACGCGCAGCTCGTCCTGCCAGTAGCTCTCCTGGCCGGATCGCCGCGCCACGGCCGGCGGCAGCCAGTGCCGGGCGTGCAGGCCGGGCAGCCAGCCGTCCGCGAGGTAGCGCTGCCTGGCCAGCCACTCGGCATAGGGCCCATAGGGACGGAGCGGCGGGTCGGGTGGCAGGTCGCCGCGCACGGCGGGCGGCGGCGCAGTCAGGAGAGCGAGCAGGCAGAGCAGCGCGGCGGCAAGTCGGCGCCTCGCCCGGGCGGCGAGGGCGGGAAGTCGGGGGGGGACGGGGCGCGCGGCTCTTTCTCTCATCGACAGCGGATCCTCGGCTCGCGGCGCCGGGTGGCGGGACCCGCGCGCCGACCGGCTCGCGCGCGCCAGGCAGGGGCAGAGCGTCCCCTTCCGGGGACGGCTCGGTCCACGAAACAGGACAGAGCCCCCTCCACTCCGATCGCCCTCCCTGGCGCGGCCGGCTGCGGGCCTGGCGCCCTCAGCGCGACCTGCGGAACCGGCGGCGGGAGCGGCCCATTCTACGCTTGTCGGGGAGCGCAGGGGTAACTACACTCGCCCTTCCGGTTAAGTCCTTGTTAGATAAGAGGTACTCGGTGAGGCTGGCCGACCGCTACATCCTCCGCCACCACCTGGGACCCTTTCTGCTCGGGCTGTCGGTGCTGACCTTCGTCTTCGTGATCGATATCCTCTACTCCTTCCTCGAGCTCTTCCTGGTCAACAAGGTGCCGGCGGTGGTCGTGCTCGAGCTGGTCCTGCTCAGTCTCGGGCACATCCTTGCATTGACCATTCCAATGGCCGTTCTCGTCTCGACCATGATGGCCTTCGCCCAGATGGTCAGCGAGAACGAGATCACGGCCCTGCGCATGGGCGGCGTCTCGCTCTACCGCCTGATCGCCCCCCCGCTCGTGGCCGCCCTCGCGCTCACGGCGGGCATGTTCCTCTTCAACAACTTCGTCCTGCCCGAGACGAACCACCGCCTCAAGAACCTGCTGATCGCCGTGCGCGCCAAGAAGCCGGCGCTCGACATCAGGCCGGGCCGCTTCATCGAGTCCATTCCCGGCTATACCCTCTACGCGGGCCGCAAGGACGAGGCGAGCGGCGAGCTGGCCGAGCTGCTCGTCTTCCAGGAGGAGCGCGGCA
The sequence above is a segment of the bacterium genome. Coding sequences within it:
- a CDS encoding YjgP/YjgQ family permease — translated: MAAPRPAAASAGRAGRAASRPRGSAAWPATRHRAHRDGAAGRVAGRRARRAAAQSGERAGRAARRQVGASPGRRGREVGGGRGARLFLSSTADPRLAAPGGGTRAPTGSRAPGRGRASPSGDGSVHETGQSPLHSDRPPWRGRLRAWRPQRDLRNRRRERPILRLSGSAGVTTLALPVKSLLDKRYSVRLADRYILRHHLGPFLLGLSVLTFVFVIDILYSFLELFLVNKVPAVVVLELVLLSLGHILALTIPMAVLVSTMMAFAQMVSENEITALRMGGVSLYRLIAPPLVAALALTAGMFLFNNFVLPETNHRLKNLLIAVRAKKPALDIRPGRFIESIPGYTLYAGRKDEASGELAELLVFQEERGKNPVVISAERARFARDDQQDLLKLALAEGEQFEVELGAPERLQITVFDRMDILLRDIDRDLQRRDLEHRGDREMSVGMMADRIASNREEIARLDGRLGSEAGRQLDRLLGLLDPAERARYLGGKGLPAAGGGPSGRAARAAAARVQDEENTQRSLANLLLSRSAVERKIRRYEVEVHKKFAIPFACLVFILLGAPIAIKTGRSGTGWGITFSIALFTLYYVFLVGGEELADRELLAPWIAMWLANLLLVAFGVWMLVQTNRESRPYPLLMRFDLWRERRRLAQVARRRAP